A single genomic interval of Macaca nemestrina isolate mMacNem1 chromosome 14, mMacNem.hap1, whole genome shotgun sequence harbors:
- the LOC105491815 gene encoding potassium voltage-gated channel subfamily V member 2 — protein MLKQSERRRSWSYKPWNTTENEGSQPRRSICSLGARSGSQASIQGWIEGNYNYYIEEDEDGEEEDQCKDDLAEEDQRAEELTTAKPEGPSDLPALLSTLNVNVGGHSYQLDYCELVSFPKTRLGRLATSTSRSRQLSLCDDYEEQTDEYFFDRDPAVFQLVYNFYLSGVLLVLDELCPRCFLEELGYWGVRLKYTPRCCRICFEERRDELSEQLKIQRELRAQAQVEEAEELFRDMRFYGPQRRRLWNLMEKPFSSVAAKAIGVASSIFVLVSVVALVLNTVEEMQQHSEQDEGGPDLRSILEHVEMLCIGFFTLEYLLRLASTPDLRRFARSALNLVDLVAILPLYLQLLLECFTGENHQRGQTVGSVGKVGQVLRVMRLMRIFRILKLARHSTGLRAFGFTLRQCYQQVGCLLLFIAMGIFTFSAAVYSVEHDVPSTNFTTIPHSWWWAAVSISTVGYGDMYPETHLGRFFAFLCIAFGIILNGMPISILYNKFSDYYSKLKAYEYTAIRRERGEVNFMQRARKKIAECLVGSNPQPTPRQEN, from the exons ATGCTGAAACAGAGCGAGAGGAGACGGTCCTGGAGCTACAAGCCCTGGAACACCACGGAGAATGAGGGCAGCCAACCCCGCAGGAGCATTTGCTCCCTGGGGGCCCGTTCTGGCTCCCAGGCCAGCATCCAAGGCTGGATAGAGGGCAACTATAACTACTACATCGAGGAAGACGAAGATGGGGAGGAGGAAGACCAGTGTAAGGATGACCTGGCAGAGGAGGACCAGCGGGCAGAGGAGCTCACCACCGCCAAGCCTGAAGGCCCCAGCGACCTTCCGGCCCTGTTGTCCACGCTGAATGTGAATGTGGGCGGCCACAGCTACCAACTGGACTACTGCGAGCTGGTCAGCTTCCCCAAGACGCGCCTAGGTCGTCTGGCCACCTCCACCAGCCGCAGCCGCCAGCTAAGCCTGTGCGACGACTACGAGGAGCAGACGGACGAATACTTCTTCGACCGCGACCCGGCCGTCTTCCAGCTGGTCTACAATTTCTACTTGTCCGGGGTGCTGCTGGTGCTCGACGAGCTGTGTCCACGCTGCTTCCTGGAGGAGCTGGGCTACTGGGGTGTGCGGCTCAAGTACACGCCGCGCTGCTGCCGCATTTGCTTCGAGGAGCGGCGCGACGAGCTGAGCGAACAGCTCAAGATCCAGCGTGAGTTGCGCGCCCAGGCGcaggtggaggaggcagaggagctCTTCCGCGACATGCGCTTCTACGGGCCGCAGCGGCGCCGCCTCTGGAACCTCATGGAGAAGCCATTCTCCTCGGTGGCCGCCAAGGCCATCGGGGTGGCCTCCAGCATCTTCGTGCTCGTCTCCGTGGTAGCGCTGGTGCTCAACACCGTCGAGGAGATGCAGCAGCACTCGGAGCAGGACGAGGGCGGCCCAGACCTGCGGTCCATCCTGGAGCACGTGGAGATGCTGTGCATAGGCTTCTTCACACTGGAGTACCTGCTGCGCCTCGCCTCCACACCCGACCTGAGGCGCTTCGCGCGCAGCGCCCTCAACCTGGTGGACCTGGTGGCCATCCTGCCGCTCTACCTTCAGCTGCTGCTCGAGTGCTTCACCGGCGAGAACCACCAACGCGGCCAGACGGTGGGCAGCGTGGGTAAGGTGGGTCAGGTGTTGCGCGTCATGCGCCTCATGCGCATCTTCCGCATCCTGAAGCTGGCGCGCCACTCCACCGGGCTGCGCGCCTTCGGCTTCACGCTGCGCCAGTGCTACCAGCAGGTGGGCTGCCTGCTGCTCTTCATCGCCATGGGCATCTTCACTTTCTCCGCAGCCGTCTACTCTGTGGAGCACGATGTGCCCAGCACCAACTTCACCACCATCCCCCACTCCTGGTGGTGGGCCGCG GTGAGCATCTCCACTGTGGGCTATGGAGACATGTACCCAGAGACCCACCTGGGCAGGTTTTTTGCCTTCCTCTGCATTGCTTTCGGGATCATTCTCAACGGGATGCCCATTTCCATCCTCTACAACAAGTTTTCTGATTACTACAGCAAGCTGAAGGCTTATGAGTATACCGCCATACgtagggagagaggagaggtgaACTTCATGCAGAGAGCCAGAAAGAAGATAGCTGAGTGTTTGGTTGGAAGCAACCCACAGCCCACCCCAAGACAagagaattaa